CAGGCTCATGAGTTTTACAGCCGCACTGTTATGCAAGACCACATTCCAGTGCCTGTCCAGCGCGACGCCGGGGTAAGGGTCATGGGTATCGAGCAGTCGCTGCACTGCAGCCTTGGCCTGCGCCATGCGGGCCGTATCGAGTCCCTGTTCGCTATAGCGCGGTGCATAGCCTGCTGCCAGCAGCCAGGTATTACGGGCACGCAGGGGTACATCAAGCTGGCTGGCGATGCTCATCAAGAGTTCTGCGCTGGGGCGTGAACGGCCAGTTTCTACAAAGCTCAGGTGACGTGGCGAGATATCGATGTCCAGCGCCAGCTCCATCTGGCTTATTTTGCGTTGCGTGCGCCATTCACGTATCAGGGTACCGACTGGTGCCTCCGTCTGTTCTGCTGTCGTCGATGTGAGATGAGCCATTGCGCTTCCCTTAAGAAATATGGATACCTGATGCATTATCCCTGCCCTGTTGCATGAGCACCATTACCTGTCAGGTAATCGACTCGCTGCAAATGTAGAGCGAAACTGCAATCCCCTCAACTGTTTTTGGAGATACATCATGTCAACTGCTTCTAATGCATCTGCTGCCGTTAAATTGCATGCCCCTGCCCTGTCGCTGCGCACCATACTGGCACTGGATGCCATCACCGGCCTTGCCATGGGCTTGCTGCTGGTTGCCACGTCTGGTCTGTTGTCTGGCCTGCTGGGCTTGCCCAAAGACTTTTTGTTCATGGCAGGTGCCAGCCTGTTCCCGGTTGCTGCACTGGTGGGTTTTACCAGCCGTGCCGGTGGCGAAACAAAGCCGCCTGCCCCACTGGTATGGATCGTCATACTCGGCAACCTGGGCTGGGTCATCGCCAGCATATTGACGATGGAAGTCTGGTTTGAACCCAGTATATTGGGATTTGTTTTTGTCAGTGTACAGGCACTGGTGGTGCTGGCTTTCAGTGTGCTGGAATATCGTGGGCTGCGCAATTAAGGCCTTGGTGCTTGGTAATGAGGGGCAAGCCTGGCTTGTCTCTTACTTCTCAAGCAAGATTGCCGGAATTGCAATATACTAAGACACTTACTTAGTCCCATTTTGCTATTGATCTTAAGCCTGCAATGAAACTAGCTGCTCTCAAAAAATTATGTGCCGGTTATGCTGGCGCCAGCGAAAAACTACACGCAGCTCCCAGTAATGTGCTGGCCTATAGCGTGGGTGAAAAATCCTTTGCCTACTTCAAGACCAGCGAGCCTGAGCGCTGGCGTTTCAGCATACGGGTGACACCTGCTCGCTTTCTTGAGCTGACTGATATGCCGGGCGTAAAACCGGCGCGGTATATGGGACGATTTCATTGGATCACCATCGTCGCTGTCGAGCAATTTCCTGAAGAGTATTTGCGGGAATTGCTGGAGTATTCTTATCAAAAGGCTTTGTCGGGCTTGACGAAGAAAAAGCGGGACGAGGTTTTGGTGGGTGGTGCAGATTGAACTGTACGCCCATTTAGTGCCGACAATGTTTAAAGTTTTTTAGTCGCAATTATCACGTTGCTTCTGATAAGCCATATTCGTGTTAACGTCATTCCTGCATGCTTTTGGTTGAAATCTAGAAGGTAGGCGCTTCAGTGGCATTCTTAACATACTGCAAAGTACATTACCATCAGAATTGCATGCGGCTACGAACTTGATTCTAAAATGTCTTCTCACGTGATCGACGATTGCTGGTCGGGGGTAGCCCGACAGCTACATACCTTTCTTGCGTCGCCAAGAAAGGTATGCCAAAGAAGGCGCCCCAGGCGTCGTCGCCCCCTAAAGGGGGTACCCGTTTATGCGGTACAAAAAATGGGAAGATCCGAAACTCGCTTCGCTCAAACAGCGGCTCTTCTTTTTCCATTTTCTGTACCGCACAAACGGCGCCGACACATGGGAACTACGAAAATCAAAAGCAACATCAACACAACCTGTAATCATATTGCGAACTGAAGAC
This is a stretch of genomic DNA from Undibacterium sp. KW1. It encodes these proteins:
- a CDS encoding helix-turn-helix domain-containing protein, producing MAHLTSTTAEQTEAPVGTLIREWRTQRKISQMELALDIDISPRHLSFVETGRSRPSAELLMSIASQLDVPLRARNTWLLAAGYAPRYSEQGLDTARMAQAKAAVQRLLDTHDPYPGVALDRHWNVVLHNSAAVKLMSLLPPELLGPEINIFRASLHPQGFAAFTKNFAEWGSYLLQVLQRLMLSARDEAIIALVEEVHAYPNVIALKQQTPVTQATEPSLLIPCIMELHGHELSLFTTLTTFGSPRDITLHELCVELFYPADTQTEVFLKAMGA
- a CDS encoding MmcQ/YjbR family DNA-binding protein, whose protein sequence is MKLAALKKLCAGYAGASEKLHAAPSNVLAYSVGEKSFAYFKTSEPERWRFSIRVTPARFLELTDMPGVKPARYMGRFHWITIVAVEQFPEEYLRELLEYSYQKALSGLTKKKRDEVLVGGAD